In Lolium rigidum isolate FL_2022 chromosome 3, APGP_CSIRO_Lrig_0.1, whole genome shotgun sequence, the genomic window TTTCCTGTGACGGTCATTGGCAATCCcatgaaaatatctcgtatttGAGTCCCCTTCCAGAATGAATTGGGCTATTGAAAGTTGGTACCATGTCAACTCCTCTTCCCAAAGAAGACCAGCTAGTTGAGTATTGGATTGATTTTTTAAATCCAATTCAATGCTCGTTAACGGTCTTGCTTCGGCAAGCGCTTCTAACTCATAAATTGTAGTCGATAAGCGAAGCTTCTCCTTCTTAAGAATACCAGCTTTATGACTCGCCCATCCAGAAAGGTGTTTGCGAACTGCTCGCATCTTTTTATTCCACCTTAGAACCGGATTGTTGGCATAAACTGGTCTTTCCCAAACATTTTTAACCATCTCGTGAAAACCTTCCCGCTgtaaccatccaagttcaaacttaAATGGTTTCTTAGACAACGGACTTGTTAACCCGGTAGTTAAAAGTATGTGAGCATGGTCCGatagtttttcaatacgttctagagcGCGCATTGACACCATCGGGTATTTATCCTCCCAAGTGGTATCCATCAGCACGCggtctagtttctcgtatgttgGGTCAGGTAAACTGTTAGCCCATGTATACTGTCGACCAGCCATCACAACCTGAATGCTTGGAGGAAAAAGGACACGAGAGAAACATCAGGCTTCCTCTATCCAAGCCCATCATTGCTGAAGAGCAGGAGGTAAGCATATTTATTCTGTCTAAGCTAAATAAAGTAACTCAGCAACAAATAGCATGGGAGTAAGATATAGTAGTAAATAGGAAATGGCGATGAGGTATGCCAATGTGACAAACTAATCTTTCTTCTGCATGGTGCCGAGGAAATCCATCCACACCAGCTTCTGGATACAAGGACTATTTAGGACTAACAAAGGGTGCTTGCTTCTGTATATTCTGGAGGTGAAACTCTTGGAAGGTGGAAAACGTACGTGACGAAGTCCAAGTGCCCCGTCTAGCTAACTTTGTCGACCACATTGAGTGAATAGATAGAGAAAGCTGTAGACATATTTGTCTTATCTTTGATACATGTTTCTTTTCTTCCAGTGTACATTTTATTTTCACTCATATACACACATCTCAATAACTAAATTCggttttatttttgaaaacatgACTTTTCAATGCTCCATAAGAAGATACCCGCTTTTGTCGGCCATTGTGCTAGCTAAAACATACTATTCTGTATTAGAACCAAAGAGATGAAAAACGACATTTCAGCAGGGTAAATATACGTGGGGAGTTGGACGCAAGCACAGATCAACCTTCTTCCTAGCCGTCACTCCCATGGTTTCTGTCATGTCCAGTTCACCCGGAAGAATGCCATCCGGGAGACTCCAATCGAAATAGAATAGAAGGTTAGCAAGACCCAGCTGAATGGTGGCCAGTGCAAATTGTATCCCGGGGCAAATCCGTCGACCGGCACCGAACGGTATGAACTCGAAGTTGTTGCCTTTGAAATCTCTAGCACTTCCAAGGAACCTCTCTGGCACGAATGCCTCCGGCTCGTCCCAGCATTCCGGGTCCCTGGCGATAGCCCAACCGTTGACAATAACAGTAGCGCCTTTGGGCACATCATAGCCGAGTATTCTGCATTGCTCCTGGCACTCCCTTGGCACCAGTAACGGCCCAGGAGTGTGCAGCCGCAAGGTCTCCTTGATGATGCATTGCAAGTAGCTCAGCTCGCCTAGACCCTCTTCGGTAACCTTCTTTCCCCCCATGAAGGCTGCTCTGACCTCGTCTTGCGCCCTGGCCATCACGTCTGGCTTTCTCATCAGCTCTGTCATGGCCCACTGTAACGTTGTTGCTGTTGTCTCGCTCCCCCCTGCAAGAAGGTCCTGTATTTTTTCTTTCTGTGGGTGAAACCATGGATTTGATAGAAAAGCTAAGCATAACTGTGTATATTCAGTTTCAGCTAGCAGTAGCATGGAGAATCAAAGAACTTACAAAAAGCACTGCTTTGATGTTGTTCATGGTGAGGGGGAACTGAAGGTTGCCTTCTGCCTGCACCCTCAAGAGCACATCGATGATGTCTTCGTGGTGTGCTTCCTGAGAGGAAGCAATCCTCTGCATATGCTCATCTATGGCACGTCCCATGAACGCTAAGAAAACCTCTCGAAACGCCTCGGCTCTGCGCCGCGTGACGCTCAGAACGAGCGCCAGCCTTGATGACGGGAACATGTCTGGCAAGGTGAATCCGCTTACCAGCCGCACGGCCTCCTCGACGTGGCGGAGCAAGGTGCCGTGCTCTGTGAACTGTCCACCCATGATCGTGTGTACCGTCGTGCCCGTCACGTACGCGGCCAGCATATGGCTCAGATTGACGAGCGGCTGTCCTGACAACTCTGACGCGGAGGAGATTGACCGGACGAACCGGTCCGTCTCCTCCTGGCGGATGGCGCAGAACGAACTGATGCGCTTGGCGCTCAGAAGCTCCAGGAAACAGATCTTGCGCATCTGCCGCCAGTGCTTACCGTACGGGGCGAACACGATCCCCAGGCCACGCCTGCCCAGCGCCTTGACGGATGAGCTCAGCGGCCTCGTGCAGAAGGTGGCGTCGTGCGTCTTCATGATCTCCTTGGCAGCCTCGGCGGTGGAGGCGACGATGACCGGGTTCGCGCCGAACCTGAGGAGCATGAGAGGGCCATGGCGTCGCGATAGGTCTTGCAAGGCGCGGTGTGGTAGGCCACCGATAAGATGGTGGAGGCTACCGATGACAGGCAGCTGCCACGGGCCTGGAGGGAGCCGAAGACCATTTTTACGGGAGCCAAAGGAAGCCGCGTAGTAGAACCGAGTAAGGTACAGGAGAGGTAGAAGAGCTAGCAAGCAGTAACAGTAAGCATCATTCTCCATTGCTGGGTACTTGTGGTAGCTGTGAATCTGCGACTACCAGGATTTATGGATGATTCAAGTCAATGCAAGATGCTGCTTTGTTTTGTGTTTGTGGTTGTTTCTTGGTTTCTTCCTGATGCTGCTTTTTGAATATTATTCATGACGAATGGAAAAAATCAAGAGAAGTCAAATTATAGTATTGACTAGGGATGTGGTCCACATACTAGTCAAATGGTGGTCTCCGTCAGGCAGGGTAAAGTCAAGACTCTCCGTCACATTTGCAGTAGCGAAAATTCTGCAGCGGCGTAAGTCATCGTCGCTCCCTTTCTTCTACTCCGTGCATAGTACTTCACAAGCTAATGTGAGAACAATGTGGTCACTGTTAGCTTGTGAAGCTAGCTCCCGCTGTCTTCCGGTAAACAGGAATttcagaaaggaaaaaaaaggggagaaaagGAAGTGCAGCCCCGCATGTGAAAGAAAGAACCTTCCGTGAACAGGGCAAAATACGAACGTGTCTACACCTGGCTGGATGAAACGGATGAGGTAACAGTAACCAAAAATTTCTCCTTGAAGCAAAGAGGATTAACAAGTGCCAGCAATGGCTGCTCTGAGGCATCGTTCTTGGAGATATATAATGAGCCAAAAGAAGAGGCAAAATGATCCATATACTTCTGCGAGCTGGCAATACCACAATGCTATTTTTTATATGGCAGTACCAAAGTCTCTTGATATATGTTTCATCGTCCATGAATATTAATGTATGCACATTAAATATTCATATGTGTAGATATATTGTTGAAAAATGACTTGTTTCGGTGGATATAAGAGACTCTACATGGGATATTCTTTTTGAAAAGGTTCCGGCATCCCATCCATGAAGTATGTTCGTATATTtaagattttttaaaattatacTTAAAGAATGTTATGGATATGATGGAAAAAGATGACATACTTTGTTGTGTTTATTTGTTAAAGATactatgaaaattcaaaacaagtTATTTAGGCTTGGCCCGGTTTAGCGCtcttttgattcataggatttgcatTGGAACAATGTAGAATTTTGATCTATGGAAATTTTTCTATGCTAGTTTTTtttattcataggaacatatcccatATAAACTAATACTATAGAAATCTTCTAGTGCAAATCTTATGAGAAAAATatattaggtcatacctcatggaaaaactcATTTGGTACAATCAAAGAGAACTTCTCTTCCCATAGGATTCAACTAAGCATGACATCTCTAATCCTACGATGTTCCTATTTCTATACTTTTCCTACCCTATAAATCAAATGAGCCCTTAATAGGGGCAGGTCTGGACCTCAGTTGAGCTCGAATGTTTGGCCGAGTCTTCACATGTGGACGATTAAACAAAACTTATTTCCTTCCTAGCATCGGCGTGGATTAACATCCGCACGCGTGGGGGAGAGAGCGGGCCGTGACCCATCTGGTTCGTTTTTTCTTCTGTTCTTCCCTGGTTTGGTCGGTTTTTTgtcggtttttcatttttttctgattttatttttatgtttttactCTTTTCTGCTTTTTTTGGTTGAACttatttttcaaattcaaataaattttaaaCTGGAAGAAATTTCAAATTCTAGTGAATTTCCAAATTCGAGCTACTTTTGAATTGGAGCAATTTTCTAAttcgagcaaatttcaaattcgagcaaatttcaaattcaagtacggagtaaatttttaaatttaaacatttttttgtaATCCGAACATTTTtagatatgattttttttttcaaaatctgaaaagttTCAAATCTAGAACTTACTCAAAAGGTTAAAATTAATCGAAAAGGCAATGCAAATAACTCTTTCTGGGCGGAGGAGGCGCTGTGTGTGTGCGTTAATCTGGCACGCACGCGTGCAGGATATAGGCGCACCCATTTAACAAGGAGGCGTGGTCCGAGGTTGGATTCGATTTTTCACTCCAAGGCCAGGCTTGGGCCTGAAATCTAGGCCCAATGGTAGGGCCATGCCTGGGTTTTCTGATATTGGTATTTTCTGTTCTAGCCGAAGCCCTGTCTAGCCCGAGCTATGCCGAGCTAAAGCGATGACCTATGATGATCATTCTATGAATTCAAATTTCAGTTGCACACACTAAACTTATATTACCTCTGTCCCGCTTGCTAAAAATGCTTATATTTTAGAAATGAAGGAGCCCTCACAAGTCGCAACCATTTGGCGTTCAATTCTAATATGTGAAATCCAAAATTAACACACGTTACCGCTCACAAAAAATTTAACATTAAGTATCACTACTAGGGaatagcctataggtggaggcaagttgtGCCGACGCACCACCTTGTGCATGCGCCGGTGGCAaggattgccggcgcaccacatttcagACGCGCCGGCGAAGAAGGAGTACTGTCGGCGCACCTCGGggaaaggctcgccggcgctatttcctggcatggccccggccgattcgggccaggcccaagaatcattgccggcgcaccggcccagtggtgcgccggtggaaaatttgctattgccggcgcaccactgggccggtgcgccggcaatgattcttgggcctggcccgggggtgatatagccgaaaggggtatatgttgccggcgcaccatggtccaggtgcgccggcaataacctggcagttatttcagccaccaaccagcccactcactcacacactcactacactccacttctccacacaaacccgagccttctcccaacccagctcatttttgcccatttctatccccaatttcaccaatttgaccaaacaaaatcaaaaattttgagcaaatcttcccttcctacatgcatctcccacatccccctatgtagatctagatctactatcccgcattgaccgctcaatctagatctagatctagaaagtcggcttccatacgccattgtcgcggcgcgtcgtctcgatcttatcgacgaatatatcaaacaaataggtgattaatgaacaaattaaggaatgaaatcgatgtatgttggacatttgaagaaaagctctcttcgtgtgtggcatatatatatgttgtgcttgtgcttgtgtgtgtgttggcgttgaaaatgagttgccaacgttgcgccgaaatgttgattcttcaagtttccgtttcggcacatttacggcgctcctatgtcctaccgtgtaggaaggtcatgccgaaattttccgtgaaaactaccgacggatgcatggttctaatgaattatgtaatcttaccatgcaggcgataatggttatcgagatgagtgaaagcatcgtgatgagatatctgaaacacgcgatcatcgacatgtatgaaaataaccgcacggaggtattgtgtccgtgctggagatgcaaacgagggaaatggtttgacccgtattcgggcaagttgcgggggcacctgctcactaatggtttcatgcatggacacactcaatggatgagtgatgatggcgcggaggtcaatggggcgacggcggcaggtggtaaaaatggccggcaagaaggagggcatcatgatacgatgacgatgaagagtttgtcgcacatgacgataaccttgacgacaacaataaccttgacgatgacaataaccttgacgacgacaataaccttgacgacgacgaagaggtgccgctagcttcagtcgtgcgggaccctcatcttcaagatctgcttctcgaaaagacgaaaggcgccaagcggaaatcaaagcttgagcaactcgagatagactcgaatactccgttgtacaactcgggtcgcgggttggggagtctcgcttgagagtagctctcgatgtgctgcagatgaaggcgaaacacggatggacggacacaagcgtcgacgacatcctggaatacgtgaaagatctccttcctgccgggaacacgtgtcctggtagtctagccgaggccaagagaatcacgtgccctctcgacttaccccacgaaaagtatcacgccggcatcaacgactgtatcatgtatcgcaaggagcacatggacaagaccaaatgtcatgtgtgtgaagctgaacggtacaagaaagggaagaagaaagctcctcggaaagttgtgtggtatttCCCGTtcgccccccggcttcaacggttctacgcggaccgcaaggaagcaaagctcatgcgctggcacgcagaaagaaaggaggtagtgttgaatgataaagagcggattgagcacccagtgctgacgcacccttcggatgcatgccagtggaaagcattagacaatgaattcggaagttttggggcagatcccagaaacatcaggttgggtgcgagcatggacggattcaatccgttcggaaaccagagcagcacacatagcacatggcccgtgtttgtatggatctacaacctcccgccctggctgtgcatgaagaggaagtacatacggatgagtatgctaattcaagggccgacacagccgagaaacgatatcaacatgtatctcgaactattaaaggaggagcttgaaacgttgtgggcggaggaaggggtagatacatgggacgccgtcgcggaagaatatttccctttgagagccgcgttgatcacgacggtgcgggactacctcggatacggttacatttcgtgccgggagtgccatggacacaaggcatgtgtcgggtgcatggaagagacgatgtttttgcagcttggtaaggatggctcttcgaaaacagtttacatggggcatcgaaggtggctacgaaaactgacccgtggagaaagcgtggagatccgttcgatggtacaaatgaaccccgaggacctccacgtaagaagagcggcgaagagggcGATACAGTACTGCAAGGTGGGAAGGAgcactgcgccgggaaagattcgtcaaaagcctggagagaagaagaagaaaaaggaaacgacgccgctcattggtgtatggaaaaggaggtccgtgttttgggacttgccgtcttggaaaattctcgatacacctcatcgccttgatgtcatgcatattacaaagaacgtgtgcgagagcttgcttggcactcttctcaacatgccggaccggaccaaagatgggccgaaagcaagacaggacctgaaagttttgggcatcagggaagagcttcagatcccgccggcccaagagggacattcggaggaggaggcggacggcggtcgaagcgcaaaaggattaagcagccggactattactgtccccctcctgcttcacttttagtccggccgaggtcgatcaatttttcaattgccttgtaggagtcgagtgcccttcggttactccggggtaataagcggatacatggaccccaagaaacaaaacttcagcggcatgaagtctcatgagccgtcacgtgatgatgacgcagattcttccggttgcaatccgaggtataatggatgaccatgtccgtgcaacgctgatcgggctaCGTAACTTCTtcaacgtcataactcggaagtcgataagcgtgaagaaactcgcaaggctccgaggaagagatcgtggtgatcctatgtgagatggagatgtacttcccgcctgcattctttgacgtgatggtccatctgttggtccatataatggatgatatcgtcgatctagggccggcattcttacacaacatgatgccgtttgaaagaatgaatggggtcattaaaggatacgttcgtaacaggtcacatccgagatggaagcatcgtacgaggctggctcaccgaagagtgcatctctttacgcacgaattatctagacatcgaggaccctgttggtttgcctcaaaacaagtacctccgtaggttcgagggagtaggccacaaaaatggaaggaaggaagctgcacgtgcacatgtccggtcggagttccgactttgacagggccaacttagtagcgctacaacacattgacttgatcgatccttggttgaaagagcacaaaaccatgatagagaacagtggcaagccgatgatgacggaagcagaaatatacggagagcacaactcctctttcgcgcgctggttcaaagaccacattgttgctaatcccccaccaatggattcgacaaggataaactagtattggccttgtcacatggccccgcgcccaacatcatgacttaccaagcgtacgatatcaacgggtacacattctacacggaagaaaaagacaagaacagtgtttaccagaactcaggggtaacgatggattcctggacgggtgacgtaaagactagatactacggaagaatcgaggaaatctgggagcttagctacgctggagagaaagtgccgatgttccgtatcagatgggctaagagcgtcagaaaagaagaccggtatttcaccaccatgtttctacccgaagccaacaaatcaaagtccacgaacgccaccgcgcagaatgagccatgggtaccggcggaacacgtgcaccaatgcttcttcataaccgacccatccgggcctagccgtgttatcgtgaggagaggcaagaggaccatcgtcggaatggatggagtcgccaacgaggaagacttcgaaggacaagtcggagacccaatgatggaagaatccgaggacgaagacacaacatacaccacaagaagaagcgggaccacgctaccgaggtcgggtcgacccttcaaaagaagaagtcacgacacggggctaaattattcaacgacgagcaagaaaagcaagaagaaagcgaaacactcttctcaatcgatgatgtaaaactttatttgcaatgtataactcatattttgtgtaattcataactactcatattgtcatggccaatattttatgtatgactataattaatattgtgttggtcaatattttatgcatgcatgtatataactcatattttgtgtaattcataactactcatattgtcatggccaatattttatgtatgactaattaatattgtgttggtcaatattttatgcatgcatgtatataactcatattttttgtaatgcataaactcatattgcttggttattatcttgaaaagagaaggaaataaaatagtataggatttgtgggaaaagaaaagaaacataaaagaaagtgaaaagaaataaagaaaagaataaaaaaaaagtgaaaataaataaagaaaagaataaaaagaagggatttctattttcgtgccctcgggtccttagttgtactcagttttccccagctccttagtttttcctcagttttccccaacttcttgtctataacccgcagaaagagctcggacggaaggaatcccgtttagttgacgttggttggtgccggcaagtggggccgctgttggtgccccgcagtggacacgtctccacttatccggatcatcgtgggacccacaacttgtccacgtgagcgcgccggacccacgagcttacccaggtgaccgttgcaaaatgggagcccgagctagcccgtgcccgtgcccgtgccattgcttcccctttctttctccgcgccccattgttcttcttctccgccggccggcagcccttctccggcacgcgggtgatgtctagtttctcttcgacctcccgttcttcatggccgcagtatggacccgttcctttgacaagatgccccgaccgcccacgccaggagcctgcgaagcggtcgatccagtaagacggacgagaacggcaaccgtggacgtgagttcgttgcatgcgagagcttgccatatagagaggggataaggttagatctcgctccaatttctctcgttttctctcgattttcttgttattccctcgaatttgggatttagggttcacgttgttgttttcagatcttgaagaaatgcgggcatttcgagtggatcgatgtgtacgttcggaggcttcggttgcagggaatcaattggcgctattgggggcgcaatttgggaggggggacttgctcgtagagaatgcggcggagagaggagccgttccgattagggaccttccgattatgcctaatgctcccaatgcggaagCTGGTGGAAGTGaaaggagaactgaagaaaatgaacaagcggttaaggcagctgatcgagttgaagaagcaagctaatctgatggctggttgtttttttgttgtataattacgatcggattcttatcattgctcaccgagcgctagaagttgttacaagagatacctagttacaaatccattattcagttacatgtacttgtagttgttttcaaagttagtgtgtgcattcaccgaaattaccaaactatattccctaaaagaaaaggacagctaaagatagttgataattgttagaggggtgacaaataatgcaatcgccgaaattcgcaaaaatgtatgcctcatgtttataacaaaattataccacttttaggccgtttcaaaataccaatactatatcccaaactatattccctaaaagaaaaggacagctcaagatagttgataattgttagaggggtgacaaataatgcaatccccgaaatccgcaaatatgtatgcctcatgtttataccaaaattataccacttttaggcctttccaaaataccaataccatatcccaaactatattccctaaaagaaaaggacagctaaagatagttgataattgttagaggggtgacaaataatgcaatcgccgaaatccgcaaaaatgtatgcctcatgtttataccaaaattataccacttttaggcctttccaaaataccaataccatatcccaaactatattccctaaaagaaaaggacagctaaagatagttgataattgttagaggggtgacaaataatgcaatcgccgaaatctgcaaaaatgtatgcctcatgtttataacaaaattataccacttttaggccgtttcaaaataccaatactatatcccaaactatattccctaaaagaaaaggacagctcaagatagttgataattgttagagggctgacaaataatgcaatcaccgaaatccgcaaatatgtatgcctcatgtttataccaatactatatattaagtggcaaactcgtcattgcattctccaccgacgagagagagagagagagagagatgggtggccacgaagagagagagagagaggttgccacgaagagacggataggggtatactgcccgttagatcagtggatcaacggttcgtggagtcgatccgtgtgacaacggctcaaccaatcgggataagtttgggcttctcagagcatttgtgacagtacttgagggcaaaactgagtagtactaagaatccaagggcacataaatagtaaatagactaagggattcaaacaaaagaattacaaaatgaaaaatgtgtgttttgtacaatataattcatattgggctacatcaaattatttgcaattcaaatatacatgagtgtgacaattatggcatcatttagacaaactatgttttggaaaagatgttttgcaaaggggtttgggtggaaaaccatgcatcttcatagctacactagtgattctgagaagtggcaatttgtggtaaaacttgatttatatatgtttgttaaggttttctaggtggcgaggttgcgtaggaagactccatgagtagttgccactatgtttttatttttttggattttttgcgcatgaaatgactcaattagctatgttaatctcatttgttgactctcgttgaccagctacttgagggtaaaactgagtatattgcacttgccggtctaagtcctcgaggggaaaactgagtacagataaaatttctgtataaggc contains:
- the LOC124699958 gene encoding desmethyl-deoxy-podophyllotoxin synthase-like, whose product is MENDAYCYCLLALLPLLYLTRFYYAASFGSRKNGLRLPPGPWQLPVIGSLHHLIGGLPHRALQDLSRRHGPLMLLRFGANPVIVASTAEAAKEIMKTHDATFCTRPLSSSVKALGRRGLGIVFAPYGKHWRQMRKICFLELLSAKRISSFCAIRQEETDRFVRSISSASELSGQPLVNLSHMLAAYVTGTTVHTIMGGQFTEHGTLLRHVEEAVRLVSGFTLPDMFPSSRLALVLSVTRRRAEAFREVFLAFMGRAIDEHMQRIASSQEAHHEDIIDVLLRVQAEGNLQFPLTMNNIKAVLFDLLAGGSETTATTLQWAMTELMRKPDVMARAQDEVRAAFMGGKKVTEEGLGELSYLQCIIKETLRLHTPGPLLVPRECQEQCRILGYDVPKGATVIVNGWAIARDPECWDEPEAFVPERFLGSARDFKGNNFEFIPFGAGRRICPGIQFALATIQLGLANLLFYFDWSLPDGILPGELDMTETMGVTARKKVDLCLRPTPHVYLPC